DNA from Desulfovibrio porci:
CGCGCACCAGTTCCCACAGGGATTCCAGGGCCTGGGCAAACTGCACGTTGCCGAACAACTGGGAGAAATTGCGCATGGCTGTGGCGCAGAGCTCCACGATGGCCTCGTCATCCGGCTCCTGCTGCGTGGGCTGCGGCACGCGGCTGCCGAAATACTTGGCGGTCATGGAAAGCACCCGGCTGAAAAGATTACCCAGATCGTTGGCCAGATCGGCGTTGATCCTGCCGATGAGCGCCTCTTCGCTGAAGCTGGCGTCGGAACCGAAGTGCATCTCGCGCAGCAGAAAATAACGGAAGGCATCCAGCCCGAAGCGCTGCCCCGTTTCCAGGGGGTCCACCACATTGCCCAGGGATTTTGACATCTTGGTGTCCCGTGAGAGCCAGTAGCCGTGCACGTTGAGGTGCTTGTACAGCGGCAGACCGGCGGCCTTGAGCATGGTGGGCCAGAACACGGCGTGCGGTTTCAGGATATCCTTGGCCACCAGATGTTCGCCGGGCCAGTAACGGGCGTAGTCCGGCCCGTCGGGCCAACCCAGCGCGCTGATATAGTTGATCAGGGCGTCGAACCAGACGTAGCAGACGTAATCCTTGTCAAACGGCAGCTCAATGCCCCAGGTCAGGCGCGTTTTGGGGCGCGAGATGCAGAGATCCTCCAGCGCGCCGGATTCCAGCATGGCCAGCACTTCCGTCCGGTAGCGCTCGGGCCGGATGAAGTCCGGATGCCGGGCGATATGCTCCCGCAGCCAGGGCAGATACTTGGACATGCGAAAGAAGTAGTTCTTTTCGCTGATGAATTCCGGCTTGGTCAGATGCTGGGGGCAGAGGCCGTTTTCCAGCTCTTTTTCGGTGTAGAAACGTTCGCAGCCGTAGCAGTAATGGCCACCGAACTCGCCGAAATAGATGTCGCCGGCGTCATACACTTTTTGCAGAAAGTCCTGCACCGCGCGCTTGTGCGCCTCGTCGGTGGTGCGCACGAAACGGTCGTTGGCAACGCCCAGTTGCGGCCAGAGCGCCTGAAAACGGGCACTGACGGCGTCCACGAATTCCTTGGGGGTCTGGCCCTGCTTTTCGGCGGCCTGCACTATTTTGTCGCCGTGCTCGTCCGTGCCGGTCAGAAACAGCGTGTCCTCCCCCTGGAGTTTGTGAAAACGGGCCAGAGAATCCGCCACCACCGTGGTGTAGGCGTGCCCCAGATGAGGATTGGCATTGACGTAGTAAATGGGCGTGGTGATGAAAAAGCTTTTCACACAAGGCTCCGTGCTGTTGGCTTGAATTCAGTCTCTACAGCTCATTTCAAAATCGCCCTCGGGCGATTTATGAGGATCACTTCGCCGAAAACCATGTTTTCGGCTCGTTCACGGCGGATGTTGCCGCCGTGGCAGGCTCTCGGCCGCCGATAGCAGTCCGTTATGAAATGACTTCTACCCGTTTTCCGGGCGTTGTGACGGCTTGCGCCGACGCTTGCGGCGGCTTTTGCCGGGCTCGCCGGGTGGACTTGGCGCGTCGCCTCTTTCCTCCCGGTTTTCCGCCGAACCGGCCGCAGGCGGCTGCTCCGCCTCCCCAGCCCGCCCGCTTTCGGCGGGGGGCAAGAGATCGTCAAACAGGCCGGGGTCTTCCACCGTGTCGGGCGTTACGGAAACCACCAGCAGGCCATCGCCCTGGCGGGGCTTGGCTGCCTGCTTGGGCTGACCGCCCTGCTGCTGCGGCTCGGGACGATGGGGCGCCAGAGCCTGCCATTCGTCCAGGCTCAGCTCCAGTTCCTCGTTGTTTTCCGTGAGCACGGACAGGGAGTTGCGAAACATGTTCGCCCGCAACACCTTCATGCCGCCCCGGTCGGTCTGGTATTTTTTGCCCAGACGCGGGCAGTTGCGGTGGAAATGATCGTAATTTTCCTGCTCGTAGGAAAGGCAGCAAAGCAGACGGCCACAGATGCCGGAAATTTTGGCGGGATTGAGAAAGAGGTTCTGTTCCTTGGCCATGCGGATGGTCACCGGCGCGAATTTGCGCAGATAGCGCCGACAGCAGCAGACCATGCCGCAATTGCCCACTGCGCCCACCATCTGGGTCTCATGCCGCACGCCGATCTGGCGCAGCTCGATACGGGCACGGTATTCGCGCACCAGATCCTTGACCAGATCGCGGAAGTCGATGCGCGCGGGCGCGGTAAAGTAAAAAATCAGCTTGCTGCGGTCAAAAAACACTTCCACGTCCACCAGCTTCATATCCAGACGGCGATCGCGGATGCACTGGCGGCAAAAAAACGTGGCCTCGCGGGCAAGAGTCGCGTTTTCCCGGCCGGTGTCTTCTTCCGCGGGCCCCGCCTGCCGCAGAATGGAAGGCAGGTCCCGCTCTTCAGAGCCGGGCAGGCTCTCCAGCGGACCGGAAACCACTTCAGCCAGGGTCAGGCCCTGATCGGCCTCAATCAGGACGTGGTCGCCGCGCCTGAGCTCCGGCGGTCCGGAAAAATAGTTCGTCTGCCCGAGCGCGCGGAATTTAACACCGAATATAGACATAAACATCACTGCGGTAAAAGCGTCAAAAAAGTCTGCCCAAAGGATTACTTTTCGGCCATATCGGCCTTGCTGTCAACACAGGGCAGCCGTAGCGCATCATTCGACACATTTGGAGGCAAGACATTACCAATCTATTCCACCCGGAGACGGCGGCAAGGCTCAGGCAGGAGTAAAAGGCTCGATTCTTCCGTCAAAGCCTTGCCCCGCCCGCTCTCTGTAAAGACTTTCATCAGCGGGGTCATTGCCGTGGAGGTGTTTTTCGTAATCCACCTCCACCAGCAGGGCGTTAGGGTTGAATACAAGGTTGCCGCTTGCCAGGGCTATGACGGAGAGTTCCGTATCCGCGAAATGCGAGTGGTAGCCCGTGTAAAAAACACCTTGGCCATAGACGCTTTTCAGCCAACGGCGCATTGCCAGCCCGAACACCGCGATCTTTCCGAAAAATCTTCCGTCATTGAACGCAAGGAGTCCGGCCCGGCTTTTTTCTAATGCATGCAGGCCATAGTCCAGCCAGTACTGGCCCGCGAAGGCGTCCTGCGCCACGTAGCCGAAGCAGGCGGACCGCGTTTTATTATAAACGCTGTTGGCCGTGGCGATGAATCCCAAACGAAGGTCATCTTCAGCAATGACAAGGAGGCCTTCCCGATCCGTGCGCCTGCTCATGACCTCGGCGGCCCTCCGGGCCAGTTTCATATCCGTGGTCGGCATGACAATAATAGTGTCATGGGCGCGGGGTTCGACATAATCGGCCAGCGAGGAGGTTTTGATATGGCTGATGTGCAGCATGGATTCCTTTTATGAAAAAGTCGGGAAAGAACGCGGGCCCGTTGGTGTTGTGAACCGCGTGCAACGAATGCCCTGCCGGTCGGCCGCGAGACGGAATTCAGCTTCCTGTCCGGCGTTACGGGCCAGCCCGTATGCCGCCTCAACCTCAGCAAGGCCTTCCTCCAAGCGGAAGCTGCGCAGGCAAGCCAAGGCATAATCCAGACTTGCCCGCCAGTCTTCCGGAGCATCAAGACTACGGCGGGCATTGCAGTTGACCGCAAGAGAAAGAAGAGGGGTTTTGTCGCAGCATTCAGTCATCTTCCGGACCCACAGCCGACGGTTTTCCTCATCCGGAATCCATTGCTCCGCCATGAGAAACATCTCCAAGGCGCTTTCCGGACAGTCTCGCGCCGGATCGAACTGAAAACCCGGCTGACAAAGACGCCCTGCGCGCGCCAGCATATCCGCCCAGGCCAAACAACCCTGAAAAAGATTCGCGGGCGCGGGCAGCTCCGTCTTTTTACCGTGCTGACGCCGCCAGCA
Protein-coding regions in this window:
- a CDS encoding PSP1 domain-containing protein yields the protein MSIFGVKFRALGQTNYFSGPPELRRGDHVLIEADQGLTLAEVVSGPLESLPGSEERDLPSILRQAGPAEEDTGRENATLAREATFFCRQCIRDRRLDMKLVDVEVFFDRSKLIFYFTAPARIDFRDLVKDLVREYRARIELRQIGVRHETQMVGAVGNCGMVCCCRRYLRKFAPVTIRMAKEQNLFLNPAKISGICGRLLCCLSYEQENYDHFHRNCPRLGKKYQTDRGGMKVLRANMFRNSLSVLTENNEELELSLDEWQALAPHRPEPQQQGGQPKQAAKPRQGDGLLVVSVTPDTVEDPGLFDDLLPPAESGRAGEAEQPPAAGSAENREERGDAPSPPGEPGKSRRKRRRKPSQRPENG
- the metG gene encoding methionine--tRNA ligase, producing the protein MKSFFITTPIYYVNANPHLGHAYTTVVADSLARFHKLQGEDTLFLTGTDEHGDKIVQAAEKQGQTPKEFVDAVSARFQALWPQLGVANDRFVRTTDEAHKRAVQDFLQKVYDAGDIYFGEFGGHYCYGCERFYTEKELENGLCPQHLTKPEFISEKNYFFRMSKYLPWLREHIARHPDFIRPERYRTEVLAMLESGALEDLCISRPKTRLTWGIELPFDKDYVCYVWFDALINYISALGWPDGPDYARYWPGEHLVAKDILKPHAVFWPTMLKAAGLPLYKHLNVHGYWLSRDTKMSKSLGNVVDPLETGQRFGLDAFRYFLLREMHFGSDASFSEEALIGRINADLANDLGNLFSRVLSMTAKYFGSRVPQPTQQEPDDEAIVELCATAMRNFSQLFGNVQFAQALESLWELVRALNKYVDSQAPWALHKQGNMERLATVMYILLAAMRKIAICLWPVMPDASRQMLEQLGQPTEKNLPPVTGLEEEITCFGGLGAGTHVAAASNLFPRIDVKKKTEAEDKNAAAPKVQEKHKEKKADKSAAAAEVPAPSTEAGRSEVDFDHFKALDLRVGTVRVAERHPNADRILRLEIDFGEGQPRQILSGLAEYYEPENLVGRQVCAVLNLAPRKIRGLMSYGMVLTAQGGDELSLLAVAKPVPDGSEIA